From Microcaecilia unicolor chromosome 11, aMicUni1.1, whole genome shotgun sequence, the proteins below share one genomic window:
- the DDA1 gene encoding DET1- and DDB1-associated protein 1 yields MADFLKGLPVYNKSNFSRFHADSVCKASNRRPSVYLPTREYPSEQIIVTEKTNILLRYLHQQWDKKNAAKKRDQEQVEIAGEGSAPPRKIARTDSQEMNEDT; encoded by the exons ATG gctGACTTTTTGAAAGGATTACCAGTGTATAACAAGAGCAACTTCAGCCGATTTCATGCGGATTCTGTATGCAAAGCTTCG AACAGAAGGCCATCAGTATATCTACCCACAAGGGAATATCCATCTGAACAAA TCATAGTAACAGAGAAAACAAACATACTTTTGCGCTATCTTCATCAGCAGTGGGACAAAAAG AATGCAGCGAAGAAGAGGGATCAAGAACAGGTGGAAATCGCAGGTGAAGGATCGGCACCGCCTCGGAAAATTGCCCGGACGGACAGTCAGGAAATGAACGAAGATACCTAA